A region of Saccharococcus thermophilus DNA encodes the following proteins:
- the purQ gene encoding phosphoribosylformylglycinamidine synthase subunit PurQ, with translation MKFAVIVFPGSNCDVDMYHAIADELQEEVEYVWHDEENLDRFDAILLPGGFSYGDYLRSGAIARFSNVMKAVQKAAEEGKPILGVCNGFQILLEAGLLPGAMRRNNSLKFICRPVSLKVENNETMFTSSYEQGEIITIPIAHGEGNYYCDEPTLKRLIENRQIVFRYHGENPNGSLADIAGIVNEKGNVLGMMPHPERAVDVLLGSADGLKLFQSIVKYWRETHVITA, from the coding sequence GTGAAATTTGCTGTGATCGTGTTTCCAGGGTCCAATTGTGACGTTGATATGTATCATGCGATTGCCGACGAGTTGCAAGAAGAAGTCGAATACGTATGGCATGATGAGGAAAACCTTGACCGTTTTGACGCGATTTTGCTACCGGGAGGATTTTCATATGGCGATTACCTTCGCTCCGGAGCGATCGCCCGCTTCTCCAACGTCATGAAAGCGGTCCAAAAAGCGGCGGAAGAAGGAAAGCCGATATTAGGCGTATGCAACGGGTTTCAAATTTTGCTAGAGGCAGGGCTGCTTCCGGGGGCAATGCGCCGCAATAACAGTTTGAAATTTATTTGCCGCCCGGTGTCGTTAAAAGTAGAAAACAACGAAACGATGTTTACGTCTTCGTACGAACAAGGTGAAATCATTACGATTCCGATCGCCCATGGCGAAGGCAATTATTATTGTGACGAGCCAACGCTAAAGCGGCTGATCGAAAATCGGCAAATCGTTTTTCGCTATCACGGAGAAAATCCAAATGGTAGCTTAGCCGATATTGCCGGAATTGTCAATGAAAAAGGCAATGTGCTTGGCATGATGCCGCATCCGGAGCGGGCGGTGGATGTGCTGCTTGGCAGCGCTGACGGGTTAAAGCTGTTCCAATCGATCGTGAAATACTGGAGGGAAACACATGTCATTACTGCTTGA
- the purS gene encoding phosphoribosylformylglycinamidine synthase subunit PurS codes for MYKVKVYVTLRESVLDPQGTAVKGALHSLSYTEVQDVRIGKFMELVIEKSDRDINELVREMCEKLLANTVIEDYRYEIEEVVVQ; via the coding sequence ATGTATAAAGTAAAAGTATATGTAACATTGCGTGAAAGTGTGCTTGACCCGCAAGGAACGGCGGTCAAAGGCGCGCTTCACAGCTTATCGTATACGGAAGTGCAGGATGTGCGGATCGGAAAATTTATGGAGCTTGTCATCGAGAAAAGCGACCGCGATATCAACGAACTGGTGCGGGAGATGTGTGAAAAGCTGTTGGCCAATACGGTTATTGAAGACTACCGTTATGAAATTGAGGAGGTAGTCGTCCAGTGA